One genomic segment of Salmo trutta chromosome 8, fSalTru1.1, whole genome shotgun sequence includes these proteins:
- the aco1 gene encoding cytoplasmic aconitate hydratase — MCERGRTSTAMSNPFAHIVEALDPNNPDHKFYNLSKLGDPRYDRLPFSIRVLLESAVRNCDGFLVKRSDVESILNWKRTQTQSVEVPFRPARVILQDFTGVPAVVDFAAMRDAVKKLGGDPEKINPVCPADLVIDHSIQVDFNRKSDSLQKNQDLEFDRNRERFEFLKWGSKAFQNMRIIPPGSGIVHQVNLEYLARVVFDQDGYYYPDSLVGTDSHTTMIDGLGVLGWGVGGIEAEAVMLGQPISMVLPEVIGYRLQGTPNKFITSTDIVLTVTKHLRQVGVVGKFVEFFGPGVAQLSIADRATIANMCPEYGATAAFFPVDHISLQYLEQTGRDAEKLDYITRYLKAVAMFRDYSNSSQDPDFTQVHELDLSTVVPCCSGPKRPQDRVAVSDMKTDFEACLAAKQGFKGFQVTPELHHVKVPFQYNDKEYSLSHGSVVIAAITSCTNTSNPSVMLGAGLLAKKAIEAGLSMKPYIKTSLSPGSGVVTYYLKESGVMDYLFQLGFEVVGYGCMTCIGNSGPLPEPVVEAITQGDLVAAGILSGNRNFEGRVHPNTRANYLASPPLVIAYAIAGTVRIDFDTEPIALNNEGKEVFLRDIWPTREEIQAVERQFVIPAMFKEVYEKIEKVNERWNALNAPSDKLYTWDPKSTYIKSPPFFDGLTKELQTPKSITNAYVLLNFGDSVTTDHISPAGNIARTSPAARYLTSRGLNPRDFNSYGSRRGNDAVMARGTFANIRLFNKFLNKQAPRTLHLPSDETLDVFDAAERYQQAGLPLMILAGKEYGSGSSRDWAAKGPFLLGIKAVLAESYERIHRSNLVGMGVIPLEYLAGDTADSLGLTGRERYTVVIPEPLTPRMIVDIKLDTGKTFQVRMRFDTDVELTYFHNGGILNYMIRKMSEN; from the exons atgtgtgagagagggagaacgtCTACAGCCATGAGTAATCCTTTTGCCCACATAGTTGAGGCCCTGGACCCAAACAACCCCGACCACAAGTTCTACAACCTCTCAAAGCTTGGAGACCCCAGATATG ACCGCCTGCCATTCTCCATCCGTGTGCTGCTTGAGTCGGCTGTGAGGAACTGTGATGGGTTCCTGGTGAAGCGGTCAGACGTGGAGAGCATCCTGAACTGGAAGCGGACCCAGACTCAAAGCGTAGAGGTGCCGTTCAGACCTGCCAGGGTCATCCTGCAGGATTTCAC TGGAGTGCCTGCGGTAGTGGACTTTGCTGCGATGCGCGACGCTGTGAAGAAGCTGGGGGGAGATCCAGAGAAGATCAACCCAGTATGTCCAGCGGACCTTGTCATTGATCATTCCATCCAGGTGGACTTCAACAGGAA GTCTGACAGCCTCCAGAAAAACCAGGACTTGGAGTTtgacagaaacagagagcgaTTTGAGTTCTTAAAG TGGGGCTCCAAAGCATTCCAGAACATGCGTATCATTCCCCCCGGTTCGGGGATAGTGCACCAGGTCAACCTGGAGTACCTGGCCAGGGTGGTGTTTGACCAGGACGGCTACTACTACCCCGACAGCCTGGTGGGCACCGACTCCCACACCACCATGATCGACGGCCTGGGCGTGCTGGGCTGGG GTGTGGGCGGAATCGAGGCGGAGGCCGTCATGCTGGGCCAGCCAATCAGCATGGTGCTCCCCGAAGTCATCGGCTACAGGCTACAGGGCACCCCCAATAAGTTCATCACCTCAACCGACATCGTCCTCACCGTCACTAAG CACCTGCGCCAGGTCGGCGTCGTGGGGAAGTTTGTGGAGTTCTTTGGGCCAGGTGTGGCACAGCTGTCCATAGCCGATCGAGCCACCATCGCCAACATGTGCCCGGAGTACGGCGCCACTGCAGCTTTTTTCCCTGTAGACCACATCAGTCTTCAGTACTTGGAGCAGACAG GGAGAGATGCTGAGAAACTGGATTACATCACCAGGTATCTGAAAGCAGTAGCCATGTTCAGAGACTACAGCAACTCCTCCCAGGACCCTGACTTCACCCAG GTGCATGAGCTGGACCTGAGCACTGTGGTTCCGTGCTGCAGTGGTCCCAAGAGGCCTCAGGACAGGGTGGCTGTGTCGGACATGAAGACTGACTTTGAGGCCTGCCTGGCAGCTAAG CAAGGCTTCAAGGGTTTCCAGGTGACTCCGGAGCTTCACCACGTGAAGGTTCCATTCCAATACAATGACAAGGAGTACAGCCTCTCCCACGGCTCAGTGGTCATTGCTGCCATCACCAGCTGTACCAACACCAGCAACCCCTCTGTAATGCTGGGGGCTG GTCTCCTGGCGAAGAAGGCCATCGAGGCTGGTCTGAGCATGAAGCCCTACATCAAGACCAGCCTGTCGCCCGGCAGCGGAGTGGTCACCTACTACCTAAAGGAGAGTGGCGTCATGGACTACCTCTTCCAGCTTGG GTTTGAAGTGGTGGGTTATGGCTGCATGACATGTATAGGCAACAGTGGGCCCCTCCCAGAGCCTGTGGTGGAGGCCATTACTCAG GGAGATCTGGTAGCCGCTGGGATCCTATCAGGTAACAGGAACTTTGAGGGGCGTGTCCACCCCAACACACGAGCCAATTACCTGGCCTCTCCCCCGCTGGTCATTGCCTACGCTATTGCCGGAACCGTGAGAATTGACTTTGATACAGAGCCCATTG CTCTGAACAACGAAGGGAAGGAGGTTTTCCTCAGGGACATCTGGCCCACacgggaggagatccaggctgtgGAGAGACAGTTTGTCATTCCTGCTATGTTCAAAGAGGTTTATGAGAAGATTGAG AAAGTGAATGAACGCTGGAACGCTCTCAACGCCCCCTCAGACAAGCTGTACACCTGGGACCCCAAGTCCACCTACATCAAGTCTCCACCCTTCTTCGATGGACTG ACCAAGGAACTACAGACCCCCAAGTCCATAACTAATGCTTACGTGCTGCTGAACTTCGGTGACTCTGTGACCACGGACCACATCTCTCCTGCTGGGAACATCGCCCGAACCAGTCCTGCAGCACGAtacctgaccagcagagg TTTAAACCCACGTGACTTCAACTCGTACGGATCTCGGCGTGGCAACGATGCTGTGATGGCCCGGGGCACGTTCGCCAACATCCGTCTCTTCAACAAGTTCCTGAACAAGCAGGCTCCGCGCACCCTGCACTTACCTTCTGATGAAACA CTGGATGTGTTTGATGCTGCTGAGCGCTACCAGCAGGCTGGCCTCCCCCTCATGATCCTGGCTGGGAAGGAGTACGGATCCGGCAGCTCGAGAGACTGGGCCGCTAAAGGTCCCTTCCTCctg GGAATCAAGGCGGTGCTGGCAGAGAGCTATGAGCGAATCCACCGCAGTAACCTGGTGGGCATGGGGGTGATTCCTCTGGAGTACCTGGCTGGGGACACAGCAGACAGCCTGGGACTGACAGGACGCGAGCGCTACACCGTGGTCATCCCTGAGCCACTCACACCCAGGATGATTGTTGACATTAAG CTCGACACGGGCAAAACATTCCAGGTGAGGATGAGGTTTGACACGGACGTGGAGCTGACG